A region from the Canis aureus isolate CA01 chromosome 8, VMU_Caureus_v.1.0, whole genome shotgun sequence genome encodes:
- the IQCE gene encoding IQ domain-containing protein E isoform X8: MPLGNRMSLTPQKLWLGSTKQGSLTQPLKSDLTLEHAWTNPPSSTPDYLTEALRMKRSNLRRSASNGHVPGTLIYREKEDMYDEIIELKKSLHMQKSDVDLMRTKLRRLEEENSRKDRQIEQLLDSSRGPDFVRTLAEKRPDTGWVINGLKQRILKLEQQCKEKDNTINKLQTDMKTTNLEEMRIAMETYYEEIHRLQTLLASSETVGKKPPGEKKMGLRRQKKVSSALLSLSRSVQELTEENQSLKEDLDRVLSNSPTVSTMKGYMEWSKPRLLRRITELEKKISSMESPKLHASEVVKANAVVHSASSSTVSRQPRGDQHEDNEHLRGTVRSLKGERNALQMQLQEKDLEMKQLLQTNADLQKELEDMKGGEEERRGREEALRRTVMRFCRKAGPEETRKGREEIQTLVKKCQELEEIRRAERDNPVEMSPETPEEPRPSLPTSRLSQQDHEPDPSEEGFSWPPSTCSEGQRDTAARILQARWKRYCQQKKEAVLAEAATVLQSAFRGHLARVKLLSSQACTSESPGPPSPPGQQDPLPPRVPSRAIQAQDDPGEEEAITTIQSVLRAHLARVRHSAASQRATPAASRRRRPALAPARQPPAPPCPAFPGQEDSDMSSGETVEGPAAEDEVLGPWGPRKPASLQPCSGPFSPLGLQQQPQPMGPPQVDDSSSEDSDEIVVAPALPTRKMASLP, encoded by the exons GTCACGTTCCTGGAACCCTCAtctacagagagaaggaagacatGTATGACGAGATCATTGAACTGAAGAAG TCCCTGCACATGCAGAAAAGTGACGTGGATCTCATGAGAACAAAGCTTCGGCGCCTAGAAGAGGAAAATAGCAGGAAGGACCGGCAGATAGAGCAGCTTTTGGATTCATCCCGA GGCCCAGATTTTGTTCGGACTCTGGCAGAGAAAAGGCCTGATACTGGCTGG GTCATTAACGGGCTAAAGCAGAGGATTCTCAAGCTAGAGCAGCAGTGCAAGGAGAAGGACAACACCATCAA CAAACTGCAGACTGACATGAAGACCACCAACTTGGAAGAGATGAGGATTGCCATGGAGACTTACTACGAGGAG ATTCATCGTCTCCAGACTCTGCTGGCAAGCTCCGAGACTGTCGGAAAGAA GCCTCCAGGGGAGAAGAAAATGGGCctcagaagacagaaaaaagtGAGCAGCGCCCTCCTGAGCTTGTCCCGGAGCGTCCAGGAGCTCACAGAAGAAAACCAGAGCCTGAAGGAAGATCTGGACCGTGTGCTGAGCAACTCTCCCACTGTCTCCACCATGAAGG GTTACATGGAGTGGAGTAAGCCCCGGCTGCTGAGACGGATCACAGAGCTGGAAAAA AAAATAAGTTCGATGGAAAGCCCCAAATTACATGCTTCAGAAGTGGTCAAGGCAAACGCTGTGGTGCACTCTGCGTCCAGCTCCACTGTGTCCAGGCAGCCACGAGGTGACCAACACGAGGACAACGAGCATCTGCGGGGGACTGTGCGGAGCCTGAAAGGCGAGCGGAATGCCCTACAGATGCAGCTGCAGGAGAAAGA TTTGGAGATGAAGCAGCTGCTCCAGACAAATGCTGACCTGCAGAAGGAGCTGGAGGACATGAAGGGaggtgaggaggagagaagaggaagagaggaggctcTGAG GAGAACTGTGATGAGGTTTTGTCGGAAGGCAGGGCCGGAAGAGACCAGAAAGGGCAG AGAGGAAATTCAAACGCTTGTGAAGAAGTGTCAAGAACTGGAAGAGAttaggagagcagagagagacaaCCCCGTGGAAATGAGTCCTGAG ACCCCAGAAGAACCCCGACCTTCCCTTCCCACCAGCAGGCTCTCTCAGCAGGACCATGagccagatccaagtgaggaggGCTTCTCTTGGCCCCCCTCCACCTGCTCCGAGGGGCAAAGAGACACGGCAGCCAGGATCCTGCAGGCCCGCTGGAAGAGATACTGCCAGCAG aaaaaagagGCTGTTCTGGCTGAG GCGGCTACGGTGCTTCAGTCAGCTTTCAGGGGACACCTAGCACGGGTGAAGCTGCTATCAAGCCAGGCGTGTACTTCAGAATCCCCTGGGCCTCCCAGCCCGCCAGGCCAG CAGGACCCCCTACCACCACGTGTTCCAAGCCGTGCCATCCAGGCCCAGGATGACCCCGGGGAGGAAGaggccatcaccaccatccagtCCGTCCTCCGGGCACACTTGGCACGGGTCAGACACAG tgCCGCCAGTCAGAGAGCCACCCCTGCAGCTTCCAGGAGGAGGAGACCCGCTCTGGCACCCGCCCGCCAGCCGCCCGCGCCACCCTGCCCTGCTTTTCCTG GCCAGGAGGACAGTGACATGAGCAGCGGGGAGACTGTGGAGGGGCCGGCAGCAGAGGATGAAGTGCTGGGGCCGTGGGGGCCAAGGAAGCcagcctccctgcagccctgctctG GGCCGTTCTCTCCCTTAGGACTGCAACAGCAACCACAGCCCATGGGGCCTCCACAAGTGGATGACAGCAGCTCGGAGGATTCAGACGAGATTGTCGTTGCTCCAGCTCTGCCCACAAGGAAGATGGCCTCCCTGCCCtag
- the IQCE gene encoding IQ domain-containing protein E isoform X9, with amino-acid sequence MPLGNRMSLTPQKLWLGSTKQGHVPGTLIYREKEDMYDEIIELKKSLHMQKSDVDLMRTKLRRLEEENSRKDRQIEQLLDSSRGPDFVRTLAEKRPDTGWVINGLKQRILKLEQQCKEKDNTINKLQTDMKTTNLEEMRIAMETYYEEIHRLQTLLASSETVGKKPPGEKKMGLRRQKKVSSALLSLSRSVQELTEENQSLKEDLDRVLSNSPTVSTMKGYMEWSKPRLLRRITELEKKISSMESPKLHASEVVKANAVVHSASSSTVSRQPRGDQHEDNEHLRGTVRSLKGERNALQMQLQEKDLEMKQLLQTNADLQKELEDMKGGEEERRGREEALRRTVMRFCRKAGPEETRKGREEIQTLVKKCQELEEIRRAERDNPVEMSPETPEEPRPSLPTSRLSQQDHEPDPSEEGFSWPPSTCSEGQRDTAARILQARWKRYCQQKKEAVLAEAATVLQSAFRGHLARVKLLSSQACTSESPGPPSPPGQQDPLPPRVPSRAIQAQDDPGEEEAITTIQSVLRAHLARVRHSAASQRATPAASRRRRPALAPARQPPAPPCPAFPGQEDSDMSSGETVEGPAAEDEVLGPWGPRKPASLQPCSGPFSPLGLQQQPQPMGPPQVDDSSSEDSDEIVVAPALPTRKMASLP; translated from the exons GTCACGTTCCTGGAACCCTCAtctacagagagaaggaagacatGTATGACGAGATCATTGAACTGAAGAAG TCCCTGCACATGCAGAAAAGTGACGTGGATCTCATGAGAACAAAGCTTCGGCGCCTAGAAGAGGAAAATAGCAGGAAGGACCGGCAGATAGAGCAGCTTTTGGATTCATCCCGA GGCCCAGATTTTGTTCGGACTCTGGCAGAGAAAAGGCCTGATACTGGCTGG GTCATTAACGGGCTAAAGCAGAGGATTCTCAAGCTAGAGCAGCAGTGCAAGGAGAAGGACAACACCATCAA CAAACTGCAGACTGACATGAAGACCACCAACTTGGAAGAGATGAGGATTGCCATGGAGACTTACTACGAGGAG ATTCATCGTCTCCAGACTCTGCTGGCAAGCTCCGAGACTGTCGGAAAGAA GCCTCCAGGGGAGAAGAAAATGGGCctcagaagacagaaaaaagtGAGCAGCGCCCTCCTGAGCTTGTCCCGGAGCGTCCAGGAGCTCACAGAAGAAAACCAGAGCCTGAAGGAAGATCTGGACCGTGTGCTGAGCAACTCTCCCACTGTCTCCACCATGAAGG GTTACATGGAGTGGAGTAAGCCCCGGCTGCTGAGACGGATCACAGAGCTGGAAAAA AAAATAAGTTCGATGGAAAGCCCCAAATTACATGCTTCAGAAGTGGTCAAGGCAAACGCTGTGGTGCACTCTGCGTCCAGCTCCACTGTGTCCAGGCAGCCACGAGGTGACCAACACGAGGACAACGAGCATCTGCGGGGGACTGTGCGGAGCCTGAAAGGCGAGCGGAATGCCCTACAGATGCAGCTGCAGGAGAAAGA TTTGGAGATGAAGCAGCTGCTCCAGACAAATGCTGACCTGCAGAAGGAGCTGGAGGACATGAAGGGaggtgaggaggagagaagaggaagagaggaggctcTGAG GAGAACTGTGATGAGGTTTTGTCGGAAGGCAGGGCCGGAAGAGACCAGAAAGGGCAG AGAGGAAATTCAAACGCTTGTGAAGAAGTGTCAAGAACTGGAAGAGAttaggagagcagagagagacaaCCCCGTGGAAATGAGTCCTGAG ACCCCAGAAGAACCCCGACCTTCCCTTCCCACCAGCAGGCTCTCTCAGCAGGACCATGagccagatccaagtgaggaggGCTTCTCTTGGCCCCCCTCCACCTGCTCCGAGGGGCAAAGAGACACGGCAGCCAGGATCCTGCAGGCCCGCTGGAAGAGATACTGCCAGCAG aaaaaagagGCTGTTCTGGCTGAG GCGGCTACGGTGCTTCAGTCAGCTTTCAGGGGACACCTAGCACGGGTGAAGCTGCTATCAAGCCAGGCGTGTACTTCAGAATCCCCTGGGCCTCCCAGCCCGCCAGGCCAG CAGGACCCCCTACCACCACGTGTTCCAAGCCGTGCCATCCAGGCCCAGGATGACCCCGGGGAGGAAGaggccatcaccaccatccagtCCGTCCTCCGGGCACACTTGGCACGGGTCAGACACAG tgCCGCCAGTCAGAGAGCCACCCCTGCAGCTTCCAGGAGGAGGAGACCCGCTCTGGCACCCGCCCGCCAGCCGCCCGCGCCACCCTGCCCTGCTTTTCCTG GCCAGGAGGACAGTGACATGAGCAGCGGGGAGACTGTGGAGGGGCCGGCAGCAGAGGATGAAGTGCTGGGGCCGTGGGGGCCAAGGAAGCcagcctccctgcagccctgctctG GGCCGTTCTCTCCCTTAGGACTGCAACAGCAACCACAGCCCATGGGGCCTCCACAAGTGGATGACAGCAGCTCGGAGGATTCAGACGAGATTGTCGTTGCTCCAGCTCTGCCCACAAGGAAGATGGCCTCCCTGCCCtag